Proteins from a single region of Mucilaginibacter daejeonensis:
- the iscU gene encoding Fe-S cluster assembly scaffold IscU, which translates to MAYSDKVIDHYTNPRNVGTLDKSSHKVGTGLVGAPECGDVMRLQIEVDDNNVITDAKFKTFGCGSAIASSSLATEWLKGKSIDDAMAIDNMDIVEELALPPVKIHCSVLAEDAIKAAINDYRVKNGLAPIELEKSHH; encoded by the coding sequence ATGGCTTATTCAGATAAAGTAATTGACCATTACACCAACCCGCGCAACGTGGGTACTTTAGATAAAAGCAGCCACAAAGTGGGTACCGGCCTTGTTGGTGCACCTGAGTGCGGCGACGTGATGCGTTTGCAGATCGAGGTAGATGATAACAACGTGATCACCGATGCTAAATTCAAGACCTTTGGTTGCGGTTCGGCTATCGCCTCTTCATCATTAGCTACTGAGTGGTTAAAAGGAAAAAGCATCGACGATGCGATGGCTATCGATAACATGGACATCGTTGAGGAGCTTGCACTTCCACCGGTAAAGATCCACTGCTCGGTTCTGGCCGAGGACGCTATCAAAGCTGCCATTAACGATTACCGCGTTAAGAATGGCTTAGCTCCTATCGAACTGGAAAAATCGCACCACTAA
- a CDS encoding HesB/IscA family protein, giving the protein MVTVTDKAKDKIDHLMQDANLDASYFLRVSVQGGGCSGLSYNMDFDNEEKKGDQFFEDKGLRIALDMKSFLYLAGTELDFSDGLNGKGFNFINPNASRTCGCGESFSV; this is encoded by the coding sequence ATGGTTACCGTAACAGATAAAGCAAAAGATAAGATCGATCACTTGATGCAGGATGCTAACCTGGATGCGTCGTACTTTCTACGCGTATCGGTACAAGGTGGTGGCTGTTCAGGTCTGTCTTACAACATGGACTTTGACAATGAAGAGAAAAAGGGCGACCAATTCTTTGAAGACAAAGGTCTGCGTATCGCCCTGGACATGAAATCATTCTTGTACCTGGCTGGGACCGAATTAGACTTTTCGGATGGTTTGAACGGCAAAGGTTTCAATTTCATCAATCCTAACGCCAGCCGTACCTGCGGTTGCGGCGAAAGCTTCTCGGTATAA
- a CDS encoding AMP-dependent synthetase/ligase gives MSTVNRPTTVPQLIRHIVAHIHPDTHTFLTHKNDGKWVDISYREAIEYIDAISAWLLHIGIQKGDRVGLVIENGPEYIYFDQALQQIGAVNTSIYPTLTEAETEYIINDSGLKTLLVGTHFLLRKVMKVANNCPSLIRIIPAFDDHQKLTEKANLNAGIVDLTHVIAEGRNLVAQYMAQINSCREAILPSDLSCLIYTSGTTGTPKGVMLMHSNFVETVWAGLKQISNVEKDDTFLSFLPLSHVFERAATYYICMGAGCRIAFAQSLEMLARNMVEVQPTIMNCVPRLLERIHDKAMKNGADAGGLKTKIFNWSFAIGKKHRETLESGKRPGMILSYERKLAEKLVFSKIKEKTGGKLKFLISGGGALPKNVGEFFGNVGIPVLEGYGLTETTGPVCVTEFDRQVYGTAGRVLPGSEIAIQDIETKKIYAARTHDTVDPNFTSEEGEIIIKGVAVMKGYWNKPEETSVAIDQDGWFHSGDIGRFYKGYLQITDRLKNMLVNAYGKNIYPTPVENTYLKSPKIEQIFIIGDAREHVTAIVVPPKELLQENFALKEDWFAQPSAFVDDPAIIDWLNQDIRKLSNELAKFERIKQFKVKRNPFSMEEGELTVTMKAKRKVIEKKYAQDIDEMYSQEVDAD, from the coding sequence ATGAGTACGGTTAATAGACCAACCACTGTTCCACAACTTATACGCCATATCGTTGCTCACATCCACCCTGATACGCACACGTTCTTGACACATAAGAACGACGGTAAATGGGTAGATATCAGCTATCGCGAAGCCATTGAATACATAGATGCTATATCGGCCTGGTTACTGCACATCGGCATACAAAAAGGCGACCGCGTGGGTCTGGTGATCGAGAACGGTCCGGAATATATTTACTTTGATCAGGCGCTGCAACAGATAGGTGCCGTGAATACCTCCATCTACCCTACCCTGACCGAGGCCGAGACCGAGTACATCATCAATGATTCAGGCTTGAAGACCTTACTGGTGGGCACGCACTTCCTCCTACGCAAAGTAATGAAGGTGGCCAACAATTGCCCGTCGCTCATCCGCATCATTCCGGCGTTTGACGACCACCAAAAGCTGACCGAAAAGGCTAATCTCAACGCCGGCATCGTTGACCTCACACATGTCATCGCCGAAGGCCGCAATTTGGTTGCCCAATACATGGCGCAGATCAATAGCTGCCGGGAAGCTATACTTCCGTCCGATCTGTCGTGCCTGATCTACACATCGGGCACTACCGGCACGCCTAAAGGGGTGATGCTGATGCATAGCAACTTTGTGGAAACGGTTTGGGCCGGGCTAAAACAGATATCGAACGTAGAGAAGGACGATACATTTTTATCGTTCCTTCCCCTGTCGCACGTATTTGAGCGGGCCGCTACCTACTATATTTGTATGGGTGCCGGTTGCCGAATTGCCTTTGCGCAAAGCCTGGAGATGCTGGCCCGCAACATGGTAGAGGTTCAGCCCACGATCATGAATTGCGTGCCGCGCCTGCTGGAGCGTATACACGATAAAGCCATGAAGAACGGCGCCGACGCTGGCGGCTTAAAGACCAAGATATTCAACTGGTCGTTCGCCATTGGTAAAAAGCACCGCGAAACGTTGGAGAGCGGCAAACGACCAGGCATGATCCTGAGCTATGAGCGTAAACTGGCCGAAAAACTGGTATTCAGCAAGATCAAAGAAAAGACCGGCGGGAAGCTGAAGTTTCTGATATCAGGTGGTGGTGCACTGCCAAAAAATGTGGGTGAGTTCTTCGGTAATGTGGGCATACCCGTGTTGGAAGGTTATGGCTTGACCGAGACCACCGGCCCGGTATGTGTCACCGAATTTGACCGCCAAGTGTACGGCACCGCCGGTCGCGTATTGCCCGGCTCCGAGATCGCCATCCAAGACATCGAGACCAAAAAGATATATGCCGCACGTACCCATGATACCGTTGACCCCAACTTCACCTCCGAAGAGGGTGAGATCATCATTAAAGGTGTGGCCGTAATGAAAGGATACTGGAACAAGCCCGAGGAGACCAGCGTAGCGATCGACCAGGATGGCTGGTTCCATAGCGGGGACATTGGTCGTTTTTATAAGGGCTACTTGCAGATCACCGACCGGTTGAAAAATATGCTGGTGAACGCTTACGGCAAGAACATTTATCCTACCCCGGTCGAGAATACTTATTTAAAGAGCCCTAAGATCGAGCAGATATTCATTATTGGTGATGCACGCGAACACGTGACCGCCATTGTGGTACCGCCAAAAGAATTACTGCAAGAGAACTTTGCCCTTAAGGAGGACTGGTTCGCTCAGCCATCGGCCTTTGTTGATGACCCAGCGATCATTGACTGGCTGAACCAGGACATCCGCAAGCTGAGTAACGAACTGGCCAAATTTGAGCGGATCAAGCAATTCAAGGTCAAACGCAACCCGTTCAGCATGGAAGAGGGCGAACTGACCGTGACCATGAAAGCCAAACGCAAAGTGATCGAGAAGAAGTATGCGCAAGACATTGATGAAATGTACTCTCAGGAAGTGGATGCGGACTGA